In Pseudomonadaceae bacterium SI-3, the sequence CGAAAACGTTGACGTCTTTCGCGCGGATCACATCGCTGGGGTTTTCCTTGGACATTCGGTTTCAGTGCCTTGCTAGACCATTTCCTCGCCGCCCTTGCCACCGAGCACGATTTCTCCGGCTTCGGCCATGCGGCGAGCGATGGTGAGAATTTCTTTCTGGGCGCCTTCGACTTCGCTGATGCGCACCGGCCCCTTGGCTTCCAGGTCGTCGCGCAGCAGTTCGCCGGCGCGCTTGGACATGTTCTTGAAGACCTTTTCCTTGATCGCTTCGTCAGCGCCCTTGAGCGCCATGACCAGCACATCGGAGGATACTTCGCGCAGCAGCACCTGAATGCCCCGGTCGTCGACATCGGCGAGATTGTCGAAGACGAACATCAGGTCTTCGATCTGCGACGACAGATCCTCGTCGACATCGCGAATGGCGTCCATCAACTGGCCTTCAACGGAGCTGTCCAGGAAGTTCATGATGTCCGCGGCACGCTTGACGCCGCCCAGCGTTGCTCGCGTGGTATTGGCGTTGCCGGAGAACTGTTTCTCAAGGATCAGGTTCAGCTCCTTCAGCGCGGCGGGCTGCACCGTGTTGAGCGACGATACACGCAGGACGATGTCCAGCCGCACCTTATGGTCGAAGTGAGAGAGCACCTCGCCAGCCTGATCGGGGTCCAGATAGGCCACCACAATCGCCTGGATCTGCGGGTGTTCGTAGCGGATCACATCGGCAACGGCACGCGGCTCCATCCACTTCAGGCTGTCCAGGCCGCTGGTATTACCACCGAGCAGGATGCGGTCGATCAGGCCACCCGCCTTGTCCTCACCGAGGGCCTGCGTGAGCATCTTGCGGATATAGCCGTCCGAACCTACGCCAAGGCTGGTCTGGTCGCCGACGATCTCGACAAACTCACCCATCACCTGTTCGATCTGGTTCTTCTGCACGTTGCGCAATTGCGCCATTGCCGTGCCGACCTTCTGTACTTCCTTCGGGCCGAGATGACGCAGCACCTGCGCCGCGTCGGCCTCGCCCAGCGAAAGCAGCAAGACCGCCGCCTTGTCGATTTTGTTCAGCTTGACCGGAACTCGAGCATCACTCATCTGCGTTGATCCACTCTTTGACGACCTGAGCCACCCGGCCCGGATCTTCTGCTACCAGATTCTTGATGGCATTCAATTGCGCATCGTATCCCTCGGTCGGGCTTGGCAGCATGATGCTCTGCGGCCCGCTCAAACTGACTCGATCATTGGACAGCGCCCCGTCGATGCCTTCCATGTCACCGAGCTCGGCATCACCGCCCACTGTTTGCAGTTCCTTGCTCTTGCCGGCGTTGGTCAGGTTGTTCAGCACGGGCCGCAGCACGCCGAACACCAGAACCAGGATGAACAGGACACCGAGCACCTGCTTGACGATGTCCCAGAACCACGGCTGCGAGTAGAACGGACTTTCAATAAAGGTCTCGTCGAGCGAGTCAGCGGCGAACGGCGCATTGATCACACTGACGCTGTCACCACGGCTTGCATCAAAACCGACCGCGTCCTGTACCAGCCGGGTGAAGCGCGCCAGTTCTTCGGCGGTACGCGGTACCCGAGTGGTGGTGCCGTCAGCGGCAATGGTCATCTGGTCATCGAGCACCACGGCAACCGACAGCCGACGCAGGCGTCCCTGTTGCTGCTTGGTGTAGCTGATCGACCGATCCAACTCATAGTTGCGGGTCGCCTGCTCACGCTTGTCTGCCGGATACGGCGCCAACATCGGTTGCCCGGTCGCGGGGTCCATGACTTGCTGACCATTGGCATCCAGCAACGGCTGGCCCGGAGCGATGGCACCCGCCGCGCCGGCCTGCCCGGCAACAGCATTCTCGGGCGCAGCAGCGGGGCCCGGTGGTTGATTGCTGAGGGCCCCAGGCACACCTTGCGGGCCGAGGCTGCTCTGACGCTGCTCGCTGACGCTCTGCTCGCTGCGCAGCGCGGGCTGATCGGGGTTGAAGGTCTCGGACGTGGATTCGACTGCACTGAAGTCCACATCAGCAGACACTTCAGCCTTGTAGCGGCCGCTGCCCAGCACCGGCTGCAGGATGTTGTGCACGCGCTGGGTGTAAAGGCTCTCCATACGACGGCTGTAGTCGAACTGCTTGCCGGCCATGCTCAGCTCGGTCAACTCCTGCTGATCGGATAGCAGGTTGCCCTTCTGATCGACTACAGTGATCTGTGACTTGGTCAGCTCAGGCACGCTGGTCGCGACCAGATTGATGATCGCCATCACCTGGCTTGGCTCAAGATTGCGACCCGGATAGAGTTCGACCAGTACCGATGCGCTCGGCTTGCGCTCGTCGCGGACGAATACCGAGCTCTTCGGAATGGCCAGGTGGACGCGCGCGCCCTTGACGTTATTCAGACTGGAAATGGTGCGACCCAGCTCGCCTTCAAGACCACGGCGATAGCGGGTCGCTTCCATGAACTGGCTCGTGCCGAGGCCTTGCTCTTTGTCGAGAATTTCAAAACCGATATTGCTGTCGGTCGGAGCGATACCAGCACTGGCCAGCTTCAACCGCGCACGCGCAAGGTCATCGGCCTTGACCAGCAGGGCGCCGGAATTGGGCTCGACCGTGTAGGAAATGTCGGCGGCCGCCAAGGTTTCCATCACCTGGTTGGCGTCCATTCCGGCGAGGCTGCCCAGCAATGGCCGGTAGTCCGGCTGCTGCGACCAAAGCACGACTGCAAAACCGATAGCAACGCTCGCCGCCAAACCGACCAGCAGGCCGATCTGCCGCAGCATCGACATTTCAGACAGGTTTTCCAGAAAGGAAAGACCCAGCAAAGGCTTCTTCGGAGCATCCGAACCAACCGGCACCGGGGCATTGCTAAGCGCGTCAGCCATAGTTCAAATCCTGCCTTAGACCGGCATCTGCATGATGTCTTGATACGCCTGGACCAGCTTGTTGCGGACCTGGGTCATGGCCTGAAAGGAAACGCTGGCTTTCTGTGACGCGATCATGACTTCGGTCAGATCAATGCCACCCTGGCCCATCTCGAAAGCGGTAGCTAACTGATTGGAAGCCTGCTGGGTTTCGTTCACTTTATTGACGGCTTGGCCGAGCATGTCGGAAAAGCTCGCCGCGCCCACTTCTGGAGCCGCAGTCACGGGCTTGGAGCGTGCCATTGCATCGGTCTGCATGGCCCGCATTTCCAGCATCAAGCGATTGAATTCAATACCCTGACTCATCATTCCTCCAACAGCTGCGGTTTTTTTGACGCCTCGCAGCAGGCACAGGAGTAATAGCAACATCGGTGCCAGTGTCCGCACGACCATTCCGATCCGCTGCCGCGCGGGAGACGAACGGCGCCAAGCAGGGTTAGGGCACTGTTACGCTGATCACGCTGCTGGCTGTACCGCGACGCGAAGCGCGCAACCCCCTAGCCTGTCGTGTATCGCTGGCACGATGCGTTGAAGTAGGCCAAGCCCCGGTCCGTCAGCGATTTCGCCCCTGCGTATCCATCCCTGAATCCGGACCCAAAGCCGACGATGACCGCCACCGCCGCTCCATCTCAACGCCTGTTCAAGGACAGCTCGGCCTCCACCGTCGTGGCCGGCTTCATTGCCATGCTCACCGGCTACACCAGCTCGCTGGTGCTGATGTTCCAGGCCGGGCAGGCCGCTGGGCTCAGCGGCGGACAGATCTCCTCCTGGATCTGGGCACTGTCGATCGGCATGGCGATTTGCAGTATTGGCCTGTCATTGCGCTACCGGACGCCTGTGGTCATCGCCTGGTCGACGCCCGGTGCGGCGCTGTTGATCAGCAGCCTGCCGGGCGTTCCTTACGGCGAGGCGATCGGTGCCTTCATCTTCGCCTCGGCGCTGATCGCCCTGTGCGGGCTAGCCGGCAGCTTCGAGCGGCTGATGCGCAAGGTGCCCGCGTCGCTGGCAACGGCGTTGCTGGCGGGCGTCCTGTTCAACATCGGCAGCGAGATTTTTCGCGCGGTAGAAGTCCAGCCAGTGCTGGTGCTGGGTATGTTCTTCAGTTACCTGCTCGCCAAGCGCTTTCAACCCCGCTATGCGGTGCTTTCGGCGCTGCTGATTGGCTGTGGCCTGTCGGCAATGATGGGTCTACTGAACTTCAGTGAGCTGAGCCTGGAAGTCGCGGCGCCGGTCTGGACTACACCGGATCTATCGCTTGCCGCCATCTTCAGTATTGGCATTCCGCTATTCGTGATCGCCATGGCCTCGCAGAACATGCCGGGGCTGGCCGTGCTTCGCGCTGAGGGCTATCCGGTGCCGGCATCGCCACTGATCTCGGTGACCGGCATCGCCTCGGTGCTGCTGGCACCCTTTGGCTCTCATGGCATCCATCTGGCCGCGATCACCATGGCCATCTGCAGTGGCCCGGAAGCACATCCGGACCCGGCAAGGCGCTATACCGCAGCCGTCTGGTGCGGCGTCTTCTATGGCATCGCCGGAATTTTCGGCGCCACCCTGGCCGCCCTCTTCGCCTCCTTCCCGGCTGCCCTGGTGTTATCCATCGCAGCATTGGCGCTGCTCGGCTCGATCGGGAGCGGCCTGACCCAGGCCATGCAAACACCGCGTGAACGCGAAGCGGCGCTGATTACCTTCATGGTGACGGCGTCGGGCCTGACCCTATTCGGCATCGGCTCAGCGCTGTGGGGGTTGGTAGCGGGTGTGCTGACGCTATTGATCGTCAGCGCACCCAAGGGATCGGCCTGAATCGCCCCAGCGAATCAGATTGCCGTGGCACCACCGTCGACCGCCAGCGCGTGGCCGGTGGTAAAGGCCGCACCATCGCTGCAGAGATAGAGCACTGCAGCGGCAATTTCTTCAACCTTGCCTACACGACCTACCGGATGCATGGCAGCGGCAAACTCTGCCTTGCGTGGGTCCGCCTCATAAGCACGACGAAACATGTCGGTATCGATCACCGCCGGGCAGACGGCGTTGACCCTGATTTTCTTCTTGGCGTACTCGATGGCTGCCGACTTGGTCAGGCCGATGACCGCATGCTTGGACGCCGAATAGATGCTCATCTTCGGCGCTGCCCCCAGGCCTGCCACCGACGCCGTATTGACGATGGCGCCGCCGCCCTGTGCGAGCATTAGCGGCAGCTGGTGCTTCATGCACAGCCAGACGCCTTTGACGTTGACCCCCATGATGGCGTCGAACTCGGCTTCACTGCCTTCAGCCAGGCGGCCCTGTTCGATTTCGATTCCGGCATTGTTGAAGGCGTAGTCGATGCGACCATAAGTCGCCACCGCCTGCTCGACCATCGCCTTGACCTCCGCGTCGCGGGTAACGTCACAGCGCACGAATACAGCCTCGCCGCCAGCCTCACGAATGGCTTCGGCGCAAGCCGCCCCGCCTTGCTCATCCACATCAGCCACGACTACCTTCAGCCCCTGCTCGGCGAACGCCAATGCTGTCGCGCGGCCAATGCCTGCCGCACCGCCGGTAACCAATGCAACCTGACCGGAAAAAGACATGCTCATGCTAGATACCCTGATCGATTTAATGAAGGCGCCGAGTCCGAATGTGACTGCAAGCCAAACGCTGGTCATGGTTATACCGCTATCCTTCCCTCCGATTAAGCAGGGGATGGCGATATCACTCACGCGGATGCCAATGCATTCCAGCACGCCCGCCTTGCTTGCAGTGCTGCTCCAGGGAGGCTAAACCAAGGGTTTGCACACACAAGAGGTTTCCATGGACAAGACCAATCGCCAGTTCCTGCTGGCCAAGCGCCCGGTCGGCGCACCTAACCGCGAAACCTTCGAGTACGCGGAAAAACCGCTGGGCGAACTCGGCCAGAACCAGATACTGGTCAAGAACGAATACCTGTCGCTTGACCCAGCCATGCGAGGCTGGATGAACGATGCGAAGTCCTACATTCCCCCGGTCGGCATTGGCGAGGTGATGCGTGCCCTCGGCGTGGGAAAGGTCATCGCTTCCCAACATCCTGGGTTTGCCGAAGGCGATTACGTCAATGGCGCGCTGGGCGTGCAGGACTACTTCCTCGGCGAGCCGAAAGGCTTCTACAAGGTTGATCCGAACCAGGCGCCGCTGCCTCGCTACCTGTCTGCGCTAGGCATGACTGGCATGACCGCCTACTTCGGCCTGCTGTCTGTGGGTGAGCCGAAAGCCGGCGAAACGGTGGTGATTTCCGGTGCAGCCGGAGCAGTTGGCAGCGTCGCGGGACAGATCGCCAAAATCAAAGGCTGTCGCGTAGTTGGGATCGCCGGTGGCGCCGACAAGTGCCGCTTCCTCACCGAGGAGCTCGGATTCGACGCCGCCATCGATTACAAGAGCGAGGATGTGGCAGCAGGCCTGAAGCGTGAATGCCCGAAAGGCGTTGACGTGTACTTCGACAACGTGGGTGGCGACATCCTTGATGCAGTGCTGACGCGCATTGCCGTTGGCGCGCGCATCGTGATCTGCGGTGCTATCAGCCAGTACAACAACAAGGAGGCAGTCAAAGGCCCGGCCAACTACCTGTCGTTGCTGGTCAACCGCGGACGTATGCAAGGCATGGTGGTGATGGATTATGTCTCACGTTATCCAGAAGCCATGAAAGACATGGCTGGCTGGATGCAGAGCGGTGAGCTGAAGAGCAAGGAAGATGTCGTCGAGGGCCTGGAGACTTTCCCAGAGACATTGATGAAGCTGTTCACTGGCGGCAACTTCGGCAAGCTGGTGCTGAAGGTCAGCTGAGCGCGCTAAATCGCCGGTCGCCGCGATGGCGGCCGGCTAGTTGATCACGCCAGTTCTGCAACGACTGCTGCCAACGCCTGAGCTGGATCGGCGGCCTGGGCGATCGGACGGCCGATCACTAAATAATCTGAACCTGCTGTAATCGCCTGCGCAGGGGTGAGAATGCGCCGCTGATCATCCGCTGCGCTGCCGGCGGGACGAATGCCCGGCGTCACCAGCTGCAAACCGGCGAACTGCGCTTTCAAGGGTTGCGCCTCCTGAGCCGAGCAGACCAGCCCATCCAGGCCCGCCTTCTCAGCCAGCCCTGCGAGACGCAATACTTGCTGCTGCGGTGGCAGATCCAGGCCGATGTCAGCAAGGTCTGCCTGCTCCATGCTGGTCAACACCGTAACGCCGATCAGCAGTGGCTTCTGCCCGCTCAGCTTATCCAGCGCTTCCCGGCAAGCAGTCATCATCCGCAGGCCGCCCGAGCAATGCACGTTGACCATCCACACGCCCAGCTCTGCTGCCGCCTTGACGGCCATAGCCGTGGTGTTGGGGATGTCGTGGAATTTCAAGTCGAGAAACACCTCGAAGCCTTTGGCCTGCAAAGCTTCCACCACCGGTGGGCCGCAACGGGTGAACAGTTCCTTGCCGACCTTGACGCGACACAGAGCCGGGTCTAGTTGGCCGGCCAATGCCAGCGCAGCATCACGGGAGGGGAAATCGAGCGCAACGATGATCGGAGTGTGGCAGGGCATGGCACGTCCTCGGCAAAATTCGGCACGTATTGTCGCAGAAAAACCGGTAACCGGCGGAGCTGCTCAGACGCCCGCAAGGCCACAGTCCGCGCCGGGATGGCCTAACGCTGCAGCCGGGCGTAAGGTGGTGTACATACCGATCAAGCTACTGGAGAACTCACATGCCTTGGTATATCTGGCTTTTACTGGCTCTCGTAATCGGAACAATTATCGGCGGCTTGCTGATGTTGCGCGCAGGGGCCCGCAAGATTCCGCTGACCGACGAGCAAAAACAGCGCATCGCTCAGCGTAATGCCGAGGCAGATGCCCAAGACGCTCGGGATCGCTGAACACAGCCTTGCGTAGCACTGCGTCCACTCGGCTTGGCACCCATGAACCGCGCGTCTATAAAGTGCTGCAATCAGCGGCCATCGATGGCCTTTGGCCATGATTCAGGCGATCATTCATCCTCTCAACAGGATGATTGAATGTCAGCATCTCGCTCCCTCACCGATAACCTCGACCCCAACGCTAAAAGCGCCTTCGCTCGTCGCACCCTGCCCGGCATCGCCTGCCTATTGGCGGCCGCGCTTCTGGCGGCTGCGGTTGCGGTTATCCAAATCGCCAGCACTATTGACAGTGATGCGCTTGTGCGGGAGCGCTTCCTGACGGGCAAGGCGTTTGAAGCGCACCAACGCGGCATGAGCCGCCACGTAGCGGATAACGCGTTCTGGGGTGATGCCTATGCCAATCTGAGCAGTCGGGTGAACCTGAACTGGGCATACGAACAAGAAAACCTGGGGCCTTCGCTGTACCAGGATTTTGGCTACGACGCCGTTTTCGTGATCGATCCGGACGGGAAAACCACCTACTCGGTCATTCGCGGTGAACTTGTTCAGGTCGATGCGCAGCAATGGCTCAAGAACGGGCTAAAAACGCTGCTGATCGATGCGCGGATAGCCCTTGAGGATGACGAGACGTCCGCTGGCATACTCACCGCCGAAGGCCATCCGGCCATGGCGACTGCTGCAGTGATGACCACCGGGGGCAGCGATATCGAAGAGCAACCCGGCCCTGCCTCGGTATTGGTCTTCGTTGACCTGATGGACCCCGAGTGGCTGCTTGACCTCGGAGAAGCCTACGCCGTCGAAGGCCTGCGCGTAGACCGCGGCAACGAGCATATCGAGGGTGCACAGGTCGAACTCAACAGGCTCGATGGCTCGCCAGTGCGTTTTACCTGGAGCGTGTCGCAACCCGGTGAATATCTGCTGTGGATCACGTTGCCGGTGCTCGGTGCAGTCACTCTCGGGCTCAGCCTGCTGGCCTGGCTGCTGTTGTGCCAGGCACTCAAAACCGTCCGCATCATGGACGCCAGCTACAGGCGCCTGGTGATCAGCCGCACCGCATTGGCGGCCAGTGAAGAGCGCTTTCGTGACGTGGCGGAAGCTGCTTCCGACTGGATATGGGAAACGGACCATCATGTCCAGCTCACCTACCTGTCTGCTCGCTTCGAGGAAATTACCGGGCATGTGCCTGCGACCTGGATTGGCCGCCCGCTGATCGGCCTGCTGGTCACTGATCACGCCGCACTGCAGGAATGGCTGAGCGGTAAACACAACGTGCCGCTGCGTTGCAGCTATCACGCCGCGGATGGATGCGTGCGGCATTGTCGCCTGTCTGCCCGGGAGATCCGCGATGGCGGCCGACTGCTGGGATATCGCGGCACTGCCAGCGATGTCACCGAAGAGACCAAGGCACAGGCTCGTGTCCAATACTTGTCTCAGCATGACGCCTTGACCGGCTTGCCCAACCGAAATCGGCTGCGCGATTACCTCGAGAGCAAACTCAATTCGCTAACCACCGCGTCGCGGCTGACCGTTCTCTATATCGATCTGGATCGCTTCAAGCCGGTGAATGACACCCTCGGTCATGGCGCCGGCGACGAGGTCCTTATCGGTGTCGCCAACCGTCTGAAACAGTGCATCCGAGGTGACGATCTGGTCGCCCGCCTGGGCGGCGATGAGTTCGTCATGGTGATGAGCCGCTTACAACACAACGAAGACATCGAGGCGCTATGTGCCCGCGTTGTCGGTGCCATCAGCGAGCCATTCAGCTATGAGGACAAGCAGATCCACATAGGCGCCAGCGTCGGAATTGCCTTGGCGCCTACCGATGCCAGCCAGGCCAGCGAGCTGCTGCGGTGCGCCGACATCGCCTTGTATCAGGCCAAGGCCGACGGGCGTGGCACCTGGTGCTTCTATGGCATTGAGATGGACAAGCGACTGCATGAACGGCGCAGTCAGGAAGACGAGCTGCGCCAAGCGATTGCCGAAGGTCAGTTCGAAGCGTATTACCAGCCCCGTTATCTGAGCGAAGACATGCGTATCAATGGTGCTGAAGCGTTGCTGCGCTGGCACCATCCCAGCCGGGGTCTGCTGCTACCCGAACAATTCATTCCGCTGGCAGAAGAGACCGGGCTGATCGTGCCACTGGGCGAATGGGTGCTGCGCGAGGCCTGCTTCGAGGCGGCAAACTGGAGTGATGACCTGGTTGTGTCTGTCAATCTATCGCCGCTGCAACTTCGCATTGGCGATCTCCACCAGGTGATACTCAGCGCGCTCGGTGATAGTGGCTTGCCCGCAAACCGACTGGAACTGGAGATTACCGAAACCGCGTTGCTGCAGGAAAACGAGAGCACTCTGGGTGTGCTCAATCGGCTGAAATCGCTCGGCCTGCGACTGGCAATGGATGACTTCGGCACTGGCTACTCATCGCTGAGCAACCTACGTAACTACCCGTTCGACATGATCAAGATCGACGGCAGTTTCATTGCGGGCATGTCCCTCTCAGTAGAAAACCATTCCATTGTCAAAGCGTTGATCGACCTCGGCCGTGGTTTGCGTATGCGCGTTACCGCTGAAGGTGTGGAAACGCTGGAACAGCTGAACCTACTGCTGGCTGACGGTTGTAGCGAACTGCAAGGGTTCCACATGAGCCATCCGCTGCCCGCGAAGGAGCTCAGCGCGTTGCTCAGCAAGGCCCGTCCGGCCGACGAGGCGAATCCATAATCCGTCAGCACATTCAACGCTTGAGTTCGAAATTGATCTGCGCCCCATCGATGATGGCTTCGTCCTGGACCATTCCTGGCAAAAGCTCGCCGCTCATCTGCAGCGAGCGAGAGTCCTGACTGGATTCGAACAGCGGCGGAAGCAAACTCAGGGACGTCGGTTCGTCCGCTGGACCGAGGCTTTCGGTCCAATCCTCCGGTAGGCTCAGGTCGAGATCCGGCTCGGGCAGTTCCACCTTCTCCAGCTTGGTCTTTGGCGCAGCGGCGGGTGCACCCTTGACCTTTGGCGGAGGGGCCGCGGGTTCGGCTGGTGATGGTTCGGGGTTCGCTACCAAAGCCGACTCGGTTTCGATCTCGATGCTCTCCGGGCGATCC encodes:
- a CDS encoding flagellar motor switch protein FliG, translated to MSDARVPVKLNKIDKAAVLLLSLGEADAAQVLRHLGPKEVQKVGTAMAQLRNVQKNQIEQVMGEFVEIVGDQTSLGVGSDGYIRKMLTQALGEDKAGGLIDRILLGGNTSGLDSLKWMEPRAVADVIRYEHPQIQAIVVAYLDPDQAGEVLSHFDHKVRLDIVLRVSSLNTVQPAALKELNLILEKQFSGNANTTRATLGGVKRAADIMNFLDSSVEGQLMDAIRDVDEDLSSQIEDLMFVFDNLADVDDRGIQVLLREVSSDVLVMALKGADEAIKEKVFKNMSKRAGELLRDDLEAKGPVRISEVEGAQKEILTIARRMAEAGEIVLGGKGGEEMV
- a CDS encoding flagellar basal body M-ring protein FliF, whose protein sequence is MADALSNAPVPVGSDAPKKPLLGLSFLENLSEMSMLRQIGLLVGLAASVAIGFAVVLWSQQPDYRPLLGSLAGMDANQVMETLAAADISYTVEPNSGALLVKADDLARARLKLASAGIAPTDSNIGFEILDKEQGLGTSQFMEATRYRRGLEGELGRTISSLNNVKGARVHLAIPKSSVFVRDERKPSASVLVELYPGRNLEPSQVMAIINLVATSVPELTKSQITVVDQKGNLLSDQQELTELSMAGKQFDYSRRMESLYTQRVHNILQPVLGSGRYKAEVSADVDFSAVESTSETFNPDQPALRSEQSVSEQRQSSLGPQGVPGALSNQPPGPAAAPENAVAGQAGAAGAIAPGQPLLDANGQQVMDPATGQPMLAPYPADKREQATRNYELDRSISYTKQQQGRLRRLSVAVVLDDQMTIAADGTTTRVPRTAEELARFTRLVQDAVGFDASRGDSVSVINAPFAADSLDETFIESPFYSQPWFWDIVKQVLGVLFILVLVFGVLRPVLNNLTNAGKSKELQTVGGDAELGDMEGIDGALSNDRVSLSGPQSIMLPSPTEGYDAQLNAIKNLVAEDPGRVAQVVKEWINADE
- a CDS encoding flagellar hook-basal body complex protein FliE, with protein sequence MSQGIEFNRLMLEMRAMQTDAMARSKPVTAAPEVGAASFSDMLGQAVNKVNETQQASNQLATAFEMGQGGIDLTEVMIASQKASVSFQAMTQVRNKLVQAYQDIMQMPV
- a CDS encoding short chain dehydrogenase, whose translation is MSMSFSGQVALVTGGAAGIGRATALAFAEQGLKVVVADVDEQGGAACAEAIREAGGEAVFVRCDVTRDAEVKAMVEQAVATYGRIDYAFNNAGIEIEQGRLAEGSEAEFDAIMGVNVKGVWLCMKHQLPLMLAQGGGAIVNTASVAGLGAAPKMSIYSASKHAVIGLTKSAAIEYAKKKIRVNAVCPAVIDTDMFRRAYEADPRKAEFAAAMHPVGRVGKVEEIAAAVLYLCSDGAAFTTGHALAVDGGATAI
- a CDS encoding NADP-dependent oxidoreductase — encoded protein: MDKTNRQFLLAKRPVGAPNRETFEYAEKPLGELGQNQILVKNEYLSLDPAMRGWMNDAKSYIPPVGIGEVMRALGVGKVIASQHPGFAEGDYVNGALGVQDYFLGEPKGFYKVDPNQAPLPRYLSALGMTGMTAYFGLLSVGEPKAGETVVISGAAGAVGSVAGQIAKIKGCRVVGIAGGADKCRFLTEELGFDAAIDYKSEDVAAGLKRECPKGVDVYFDNVGGDILDAVLTRIAVGARIVICGAISQYNNKEAVKGPANYLSLLVNRGRMQGMVVMDYVSRYPEAMKDMAGWMQSGELKSKEDVVEGLETFPETLMKLFTGGNFGKLVLKVS
- a CDS encoding orotidine-5'-phosphate decarboxylase: MPCHTPIIVALDFPSRDAALALAGQLDPALCRVKVGKELFTRCGPPVVEALQAKGFEVFLDLKFHDIPNTTAMAVKAAAELGVWMVNVHCSGGLRMMTACREALDKLSGQKPLLIGVTVLTSMEQADLADIGLDLPPQQQVLRLAGLAEKAGLDGLVCSAQEAQPLKAQFAGLQLVTPGIRPAGSAADDQRRILTPAQAITAGSDYLVIGRPIAQAADPAQALAAVVAELA
- a CDS encoding DUF2897 domain-containing protein; translation: MPWYIWLLLALVIGTIIGGLLMLRAGARKIPLTDEQKQRIAQRNAEADAQDARDR
- a CDS encoding bifunctional diguanylate cyclase/phosphodiesterase; the protein is MSASRSLTDNLDPNAKSAFARRTLPGIACLLAAALLAAAVAVIQIASTIDSDALVRERFLTGKAFEAHQRGMSRHVADNAFWGDAYANLSSRVNLNWAYEQENLGPSLYQDFGYDAVFVIDPDGKTTYSVIRGELVQVDAQQWLKNGLKTLLIDARIALEDDETSAGILTAEGHPAMATAAVMTTGGSDIEEQPGPASVLVFVDLMDPEWLLDLGEAYAVEGLRVDRGNEHIEGAQVELNRLDGSPVRFTWSVSQPGEYLLWITLPVLGAVTLGLSLLAWLLLCQALKTVRIMDASYRRLVISRTALAASEERFRDVAEAASDWIWETDHHVQLTYLSARFEEITGHVPATWIGRPLIGLLVTDHAALQEWLSGKHNVPLRCSYHAADGCVRHCRLSAREIRDGGRLLGYRGTASDVTEETKAQARVQYLSQHDALTGLPNRNRLRDYLESKLNSLTTASRLTVLYIDLDRFKPVNDTLGHGAGDEVLIGVANRLKQCIRGDDLVARLGGDEFVMVMSRLQHNEDIEALCARVVGAISEPFSYEDKQIHIGASVGIALAPTDASQASELLRCADIALYQAKADGRGTWCFYGIEMDKRLHERRSQEDELRQAIAEGQFEAYYQPRYLSEDMRINGAEALLRWHHPSRGLLLPEQFIPLAEETGLIVPLGEWVLREACFEAANWSDDLVVSVNLSPLQLRIGDLHQVILSALGDSGLPANRLELEITETALLQENESTLGVLNRLKSLGLRLAMDDFGTGYSSLSNLRNYPFDMIKIDGSFIAGMSLSVENHSIVKALIDLGRGLRMRVTAEGVETLEQLNLLLADGCSELQGFHMSHPLPAKELSALLSKARPADEANP